A genomic window from Methanobrevibacter sp. TLL-48-HuF1 includes:
- a CDS encoding cytochrome c biogenesis CcdA family protein translates to MEIVLAVSFITGVISILSPCILPVLPIFIGFNLKKRKNTEIISFVLGLFAIFIVILFATVYFTIAIYKYLNYIRVISAFFLLLIGGFLLTSCSCKFPALTYKSRDNAFILGFLTSLSWAPCYSGYLISLLTLLVSSGNPVFVAFNILLYCIGFGLTLLILGYIISNIDISRFAKKTEYIQKIFAVLIIIGAVYMLITALGGIL, encoded by the coding sequence GTGGAAATTGTTCTGGCGGTTTCTTTTATTACAGGAGTAATTTCAATTTTATCTCCCTGTATTTTACCCGTTTTACCTATTTTTATAGGATTTAATTTAAAAAAAAGAAAGAATACAGAGATCATTTCATTTGTTTTAGGTTTATTTGCTATTTTTATAGTTATACTATTTGCAACAGTATATTTTACAATAGCTATTTATAAATACTTAAATTATATTCGAGTTATATCTGCATTTTTCCTGCTTTTAATTGGAGGATTTTTATTAACTTCCTGTTCCTGCAAGTTTCCAGCATTAACTTATAAAAGCAGAGATAATGCATTTATTTTAGGATTTCTAACTTCTTTATCATGGGCACCATGTTACAGCGGTTATCTGATTTCACTTTTAACATTGCTTGTAAGTTCAGGAAATCCAGTATTTGTAGCATTCAACATTCTTTTGTATTGCATTGGTTTCGGATTAACATTATTAATCTTGGGATATATAATTTCTAACATTGATATCTCAAGGTTTGCTAAAAAAACTGAATATATTCAGAAAATATTTGCAGTATTAATTATAATTGGGGCTGTTTACATGTTAATAACTGCTCTTGGAGGAATTTTGTGA
- a CDS encoding thioredoxin family protein: MKKCSLYFIIFIILVIIALSGWFSINGDFEKEEASESEFNIIDTAGTLSEALQKAKTSDKEVFAVFESDTCTYCHQLRQNTLNDAQIMDKLNESYVVVIINVNDNPEIAGKYNVYSTPTMLILDSEGNELKSIEGYYGPKDLINMI, encoded by the coding sequence ATGAAAAAATGTAGTTTATATTTCATTATTTTCATAATACTTGTCATTATTGCATTAAGTGGATGGTTTTCAATTAATGGGGATTTTGAAAAAGAAGAAGCTTCCGAATCAGAGTTTAACATTATTGATACTGCAGGAACTTTGTCTGAAGCACTTCAAAAAGCTAAAACTAGTGATAAAGAAGTTTTTGCTGTTTTTGAATCAGATACCTGTACTTATTGTCATCAGTTAAGGCAGAACACCCTGAATGATGCACAAATTATGGATAAGCTTAATGAAAGTTATGTAGTTGTTATAATTAATGTTAATGACAATCCTGAAATAGCTGGTAAGTATAATGTTTATTCAACACCTACTATGCTTATTTTAGACAGTGAAGGTAATGAATTAAAGTCTATTGAAGGTTATTATGGTCCGAAAGATTTAATAAACATGATTTGA
- a CDS encoding DUF89 domain-containing protein, translated as MKINYECGACFLRQAKEAMDLASDDEDLKIELMNDIFTFLSSNFYKTTNSNKTGSVIHNMIQEKTGCEDPYIKEKIAGNQIALKYLPTVKEVLKKNNSLENYVKIAIIGNILDFGAFTIDTDVGSLISSALERDLAVKDIGEFENALKKYDKVLYLVDNTGEIVFDKLLLSKMKQYDLDITIAVKSRPIINDACMEDAVNVGLDEFGEIVEIGAGTVGYVDSEISEEFREIFSSHDFIISKGMGNYEGLTEIDLSSKEVFFLLCSKCTTISKDIGVNLHDMLLLKNRN; from the coding sequence GTGAAAATCAACTATGAATGTGGTGCATGTTTTTTAAGACAGGCAAAAGAGGCTATGGATTTGGCTAGTGATGATGAGGACCTTAAAATAGAACTTATGAATGACATTTTCACATTTTTAAGTTCTAATTTCTATAAAACAACCAATTCAAATAAAACAGGTTCAGTTATTCATAACATGATTCAGGAAAAAACAGGCTGTGAAGATCCGTATATTAAAGAAAAAATTGCAGGTAATCAGATAGCTTTAAAATATTTGCCGACAGTTAAGGAAGTTCTCAAAAAGAATAACAGTTTGGAAAACTATGTTAAAATAGCTATTATAGGAAATATTCTGGATTTTGGAGCATTTACTATAGATACTGATGTTGGAAGTTTAATAAGTTCTGCTTTAGAAAGAGATTTGGCTGTTAAAGATATTGGCGAGTTTGAAAATGCCTTAAAAAAATATGATAAAGTATTGTATTTAGTGGATAATACTGGTGAAATTGTATTTGACAAACTTTTACTTTCTAAAATGAAGCAGTACGACTTGGATATTACAATAGCTGTCAAATCCAGACCAATTATAAATGATGCATGTATGGAAGATGCAGTCAATGTTGGATTAGATGAATTTGGAGAAATTGTTGAAATAGGTGCTGGAACTGTCGGATATGTGGACAGTGAAATTTCAGAGGAATTTAGAGAAATTTTTTCATCTCATGATTTTATAATTTCTAAAGGAATGGGAAATTATGAGGGGCTAACTGAAATAGATTTGTCATCTAAGGAAGTTTTCTTTTTATTATGCTCAAAATGTACAACAATTTCAAAAGATATTGGTGTAAACTTACATGATATGTTGCTTTTAAAAAATAGAAACTAA
- a CDS encoding MoaD/ThiS family protein — translation MTFTLKFKDIDEKREIPKENYTIKDLLNDLELSSQTIVPKQNGDLVIEESEIRDDDEIQLVQIIYGG, via the coding sequence ATGACATTCACATTAAAATTTAAAGATATTGATGAGAAAAGGGAAATACCAAAAGAAAATTACACAATTAAAGATTTATTAAATGATTTGGAGTTATCTTCACAAACTATTGTTCCAAAACAGAACGGGGACTTGGTTATTGAAGAAAGTGAAATCCGAGATGATGATGAAATACAGTTAGTTCAAATTATTTATGGTGGTTAA
- a CDS encoding TIGR00269 family protein, with product MQCSKCGNSQVIIKKHQSGQYLCKDCFIESIEKKVIKTVKKEKLLDKGDKVLVALSGGKDSVTTLEILNSFRKRNIIDICAVTVDEGIDNYRQEGVDIATRHAKRLGIEHKVVSLKKEYGITLDEIMQKENHIGSCSYCGVFRRTIINKAAREMGATKIATGHNLDDEVQAIMMNYLEGNTDNLTKLGAKTSSKAKEFTVKIKPLREIPEREIGLYVVAKELEVHFDSCPYAQQSFRGEVSDLINKLSEKHPTIKYSTLRGYDKIKEVIGDGFKKTYPQSRCERCGEPSANRLCKACTFLEELGK from the coding sequence ATGCAGTGCAGTAAATGCGGTAATTCGCAGGTTATTATTAAAAAACACCAATCCGGTCAATATTTATGTAAGGATTGTTTTATTGAATCAATTGAAAAAAAAGTTATTAAAACAGTTAAAAAGGAAAAATTATTGGATAAGGGAGACAAAGTTTTAGTTGCACTTTCAGGAGGTAAAGACAGTGTAACAACTTTGGAAATCTTGAACAGTTTCCGTAAAAGAAATATTATAGACATCTGTGCAGTAACTGTTGATGAAGGAATTGATAACTATCGTCAGGAAGGTGTGGACATAGCTACCCGTCATGCGAAACGTTTAGGTATTGAACATAAAGTAGTTTCTCTTAAAAAGGAATATGGTATAACATTAGATGAGATAATGCAAAAAGAGAATCATATTGGATCCTGCAGTTACTGTGGCGTTTTCAGAAGAACTATAATAAATAAGGCTGCCCGTGAAATGGGAGCTACTAAAATAGCTACCGGTCATAATTTGGATGATGAAGTTCAGGCTATTATGATGAATTATCTTGAGGGAAACACTGATAATTTAACTAAGTTAGGTGCTAAAACATCTTCAAAAGCTAAAGAATTCACAGTTAAAATTAAACCTTTACGTGAAATTCCGGAAAGGGAAATAGGTTTGTATGTAGTTGCAAAAGAACTGGAAGTTCATTTTGACAGCTGTCCTTATGCACAGCAGTCATTTAGAGGCGAAGTTTCAGATTTGATAAATAAACTTTCTGAAAAACATCCTACAATAAAATATTCAACACTTAGGGGATATGATAAGATTAAGGAAGTTATTGGTGACGGTTTTAAAAAAACTTATCCTCAGTCAAGGTGTGAAAGGTGTGGTGAACCTTCAGCCAACAGATTATGTAAGGCATGTACATTTTTAGAGGAATTGGGAAAGTGA
- a CDS encoding VWA domain-containing protein has product MIDKVAELSHQLREVGLPVSIRSTHSAAQVYQDLGENDRNLLKTALRAIYVKDKYDIPKFNKIFENVFKKEARKKEVLDAEQRGKAYKGTGPKSNKYIIKKQGNVSTKLKKEKINNEKLKQLSGQPLLDEVQKLERDGELLNKDLTKLNKFDPRMLEICQRLGRKIANKRSRRKIQTSSNRIDIRRTIRVNMKYGGVPFELIKAKPRPHKNEHLFLNDISGSCEWISSWFFMLMFSAQSAFKNSRTFEFDNKVIETTKALKEEYLIDAFTKVKDMRLKNAMVHGTSNMYTSFEKFMDLAKLNNKSYVIILSDCRDWAGPKVKGVPASVDLVGEMVKNSKKVVILNPEDRNKWDIVDSCVSLYEDAGAHIFEVNTLNQLAQFVEQM; this is encoded by the coding sequence ATGATTGATAAAGTTGCAGAATTGTCTCATCAGTTAAGAGAAGTAGGTTTACCTGTCAGTATTAGGAGTACACACTCAGCTGCTCAAGTTTATCAGGATTTGGGCGAAAATGATAGAAATCTTTTAAAAACAGCCTTAAGAGCAATTTATGTTAAAGATAAGTATGATATTCCTAAGTTTAACAAGATTTTTGAAAATGTTTTCAAAAAAGAAGCCCGAAAAAAAGAGGTTCTTGATGCCGAACAGAGAGGTAAAGCTTACAAAGGAACAGGACCTAAATCCAATAAGTATATTATTAAAAAACAGGGTAATGTTTCCACCAAACTCAAGAAAGAAAAAATCAATAATGAAAAACTGAAACAGTTATCAGGCCAGCCTTTACTTGATGAAGTTCAAAAACTTGAAAGAGACGGGGAATTATTAAATAAGGATTTGACAAAACTTAACAAATTCGATCCAAGAATGCTTGAAATCTGTCAAAGATTAGGTAGGAAAATAGCTAATAAACGTTCAAGAAGGAAAATCCAGACAAGTTCAAATAGAATAGACATTAGAAGAACCATAAGAGTAAATATGAAATATGGTGGTGTTCCTTTTGAACTGATTAAGGCTAAACCACGTCCTCACAAAAATGAACATTTGTTTCTAAATGATATCAGCGGGTCCTGTGAATGGATCAGCAGCTGGTTTTTCATGTTGATGTTTTCAGCTCAAAGTGCATTTAAAAATTCAAGAACTTTTGAATTTGATAATAAGGTTATTGAAACAACTAAAGCTTTAAAAGAAGAGTATTTAATTGATGCATTTACAAAAGTTAAAGATATGAGACTTAAAAATGCAATGGTTCACGGAACATCTAATATGTATACTTCATTTGAGAAATTTATGGATTTGGCTAAGTTAAATAACAAGTCTTATGTTATTATACTGTCTGATTGCAGAGATTGGGCAGGACCTAAAGTAAAAGGTGTTCCGGCCAGTGTAGATTTAGTTGGTGAAATGGTTAAAAATTCTAAAAAAGTTGTAATATTAAATCCTGAAGACAGAAATAAATGGGATATTGTAGATAGTTGTGTTTCATTATATGAAGATGCAGGTGCCCATATATTTGAAGTAAATACTTTAAATCAATTAGCTCAATTTGTAGAGCAAATGTAG
- a CDS encoding MoxR family ATPase yields MQIDDLSVKKIDKILLNENYVPDNEISTTLYLSFLLGKPMLIEGPPGVGKTQLAKVIASAFDMDFFRIQCYEGITFEQIVGEWNYQKQLLHLEAAKNESDNEEKIFHEEFFIRRPLLNAFLNEKDSVLLIDEIDKADEEVESFLLQALGEKEITINDLGTFQLANDLIVILTSNSQRSLLDETKDRCLFLYIPYPSVEREIEIVKSRLPEAENETVSKIVKIVHEIRNLNLMKKPSVRGTVDWVRSVSSLGTKNFNKSLEDSIGVAIKTESDKKRVLKDVIHKKY; encoded by the coding sequence GTGCAAATTGACGATTTATCTGTTAAAAAAATTGACAAAATTCTTTTAAATGAAAATTATGTCCCGGATAACGAGATTTCAACAACATTATATTTATCTTTTTTACTTGGAAAACCAATGCTTATTGAAGGACCTCCAGGTGTTGGAAAAACACAGTTAGCTAAAGTAATAGCCAGTGCTTTTGACATGGATTTCTTTAGGATTCAGTGTTATGAAGGTATTACTTTTGAACAAATTGTTGGAGAATGGAATTATCAAAAACAATTGCTTCACCTTGAAGCAGCTAAAAACGAGTCTGATAATGAAGAAAAAATATTTCATGAAGAATTCTTTATAAGACGTCCTTTATTAAATGCTTTTTTAAATGAAAAGGATTCTGTTTTACTTATTGATGAAATTGATAAAGCAGATGAGGAAGTTGAAAGTTTTTTACTTCAGGCATTAGGTGAAAAAGAAATAACTATAAATGATTTAGGAACATTCCAGTTAGCAAATGATTTAATTGTTATTTTAACTTCCAACTCTCAAAGGTCTTTACTTGATGAAACTAAGGACAGATGTTTATTCTTATATATTCCATATCCTTCAGTTGAACGTGAAATTGAAATTGTTAAATCAAGACTTCCTGAAGCTGAGAATGAAACAGTTTCAAAAATAGTTAAAATAGTGCATGAGATACGTAATCTTAATTTAATGAAAAAACCGTCTGTAAGGGGAACTGTAGATTGGGTTAGATCAGTTTCCAGTTTAGGTACTAAAAATTTCAATAAATCTTTAGAGGATAGTATTGGTGTTGCTATTAAAACTGAAAGTGATAAAAAAAGAGTTTTAAAAGACGTAATTCATAAGAAATATTAA
- a CDS encoding dihydropteroate synthase-like protein: MKVLIITGNLAYPLIKNVVANANVEVIIHIADNTQVAAFLTPRIIINEIKTHFANQLDEIDMILVPGLIKKGTREITKELGIPTFKGSTDGADLAMVLNLIDQIELSEDKPADKLIEEEKRKEALKFIDDFENDEKTIEKLLEKPNNILVGNLPVGEDFPMRVLSEIANAPFLSKEALIHKCQYFVDSGADMIDIGMAAGEDFSDKVPELIDTLRPIVGDRPLSIDTLNAKEIEAAAKHGIDLVLSLDLGNNSKVLDILKETNTPAVLLPTNFSEGFTPKTPEERVDAMKQLIEDTKGIDYVADLILDPVNSSSIVESIMACFEFHKINKAPMFFGVGNVTELMDADSGGVNVLLAGIGMELGVSILFTPEESGKTRGSVYELSTASKMMFLAKHRGSIPKDLGINLVAFKDKHKRLDIIETETDGVPEVKQTKPMKFVRDKAGSFKISVDYGTTVKASRIIATHFKKNKADLVIVGDTAKEIYEEIIDKKLVTRMEHAAYLGSELQKAQIAMITGKEYVQDFDLFKNPDEFKT; this comes from the coding sequence ATGAAAGTTTTAATTATTACTGGAAATTTAGCATATCCTTTAATTAAAAATGTTGTAGCTAATGCTAATGTTGAGGTTATAATTCATATAGCTGATAATACACAGGTAGCTGCATTTTTAACTCCTAGAATTATTATTAATGAAATAAAAACTCATTTTGCTAATCAGTTAGATGAAATTGATATGATTTTAGTTCCAGGTTTAATAAAGAAAGGAACCAGGGAAATAACAAAAGAATTGGGAATTCCTACTTTTAAAGGTTCAACTGACGGAGCTGATTTGGCTATGGTTTTAAATTTAATTGATCAAATTGAATTGTCTGAAGATAAACCTGCAGATAAACTAATTGAAGAGGAAAAAAGAAAAGAAGCTTTAAAATTCATTGATGATTTTGAAAATGATGAAAAAACCATTGAAAAATTATTGGAAAAACCTAATAATATTCTGGTTGGAAATCTCCCGGTAGGTGAAGATTTTCCAATGAGAGTATTGTCTGAAATAGCTAACGCCCCATTTTTATCAAAAGAAGCTTTAATTCATAAATGTCAGTATTTTGTTGATTCAGGAGCTGATATGATTGATATTGGTATGGCAGCAGGTGAAGATTTTTCAGATAAAGTTCCGGAATTGATTGATACATTAAGGCCAATTGTTGGAGATAGGCCATTAAGTATTGATACATTAAATGCAAAAGAAATTGAAGCAGCTGCAAAACATGGTATTGATTTGGTATTAAGTTTGGATTTGGGAAATAATTCTAAAGTACTTGATATTTTAAAAGAAACTAATACTCCGGCTGTTTTGCTTCCAACTAATTTTTCAGAAGGTTTCACTCCAAAAACTCCTGAAGAAAGAGTTGATGCAATGAAACAGCTAATTGAAGATACAAAAGGCATTGATTATGTTGCAGATTTAATTTTGGACCCTGTAAACAGCAGCAGTATTGTTGAATCAATTATGGCCTGTTTCGAATTTCATAAAATAAATAAAGCACCAATGTTTTTCGGAGTTGGAAATGTTACTGAACTGATGGATGCAGACTCTGGAGGAGTCAATGTTCTGCTTGCAGGAATAGGGATGGAATTAGGTGTAAGTATATTATTTACTCCAGAAGAAAGCGGAAAAACAAGAGGCAGTGTTTATGAATTATCAACTGCATCTAAAATGATGTTTTTAGCTAAGCATAGAGGTTCTATTCCAAAGGATTTGGGAATTAACCTTGTTGCATTTAAAGATAAACATAAACGACTGGATATTATTGAAACTGAAACTGATGGAGTTCCGGAAGTTAAACAGACTAAACCTATGAAATTTGTAAGAGACAAGGCAGGGAGCTTTAAAATCAGTGTTGATTATGGAACTACAGTTAAAGCCAGCAGAATTATAGCTACACATTTTAAAAAGAACAAAGCTGATTTGGTGATTGTTGGAGATACTGCAAAAGAAATTTATGAAGAAATAATAGATAAAAAACTTGTAACAAGAATGGAGCATGCTGCATATTTGGGAAGTGAGCTTCAAAAAGCACAAATAGCCATGATTACTGGAAAGGAATATGTTCAGGATTTTGATTTATTTAAAAATCCTGATGAATTCAAAACTTAA
- a CDS encoding pyruvate ferredoxin oxidoreductase subunit gamma: MIEIRFHGRGGQGSVTAAEILAKAAFKDGKYVQSFPFFGVERRGAPVMAFTRIDDKPIDIRYQVYNPDYVLVLDDGLMNVVDVFSGIKENTEVIINIAEEFKGSGEHPVHSIDATGIALDLLGRNIVNTIILGYFAKKTHVVSIESLIEVIKETFPGKVGELNAEATKKAYDMG; the protein is encoded by the coding sequence ATGATTGAAATTCGTTTTCACGGACGTGGTGGACAAGGGTCCGTAACTGCTGCTGAGATTTTGGCAAAAGCTGCTTTTAAAGATGGTAAATATGTTCAATCTTTCCCTTTCTTTGGAGTTGAACGTAGGGGAGCACCAGTAATGGCTTTTACCAGAATTGATGACAAACCAATTGACATAAGATACCAAGTATACAATCCAGACTATGTATTAGTTCTTGATGATGGATTAATGAATGTGGTGGATGTATTTTCTGGAATAAAAGAAAATACTGAAGTAATTATCAATATTGCTGAAGAATTTAAAGGATCTGGTGAACATCCAGTTCACAGCATTGATGCAACAGGAATTGCATTAGATTTATTAGGCCGCAATATTGTTAACACAATTATCTTAGGATACTTTGCTAAAAAAACTCACGTTGTAAGTATCGAATCACTTATTGAAGTAATTAAAGAAACATTCCCTGGAAAAGTTGGGGAATTAAATGCAGAAGCTACAAAAAAAGCTTATGACATGGGATAA
- the porD gene encoding pyruvate synthase subunit PorD yields MVAIGCVIKTPGSSKNNKTGSWRTFKPVLDKEKCIDCDNCIIFCPDSSVNKQHDINYDYCKGCGICAYECPSDAIEMIKE; encoded by the coding sequence ATGGTAGCTATCGGATGTGTAATAAAAACACCTGGAAGTAGTAAAAATAACAAAACTGGAAGTTGGAGAACTTTTAAACCTGTTTTAGATAAAGAAAAATGTATCGATTGTGACAATTGTATTATTTTCTGTCCGGACTCCAGTGTAAATAAACAACATGACATTAATTACGATTACTGTAAAGGATGCGGAATTTGCGCATATGAATGTCCTTCAGATGCAATCGAAATGATTAAAGAATAG
- the porA gene encoding pyruvate synthase subunit PorA, whose translation MTKEVMTANKAVAEAVRLAKPQVIPVYPITPQTTISEYLAQYVADEKIDAKYVKVESEHSAISASVGASSAGVRVFTATSSQGLMLMHEILFAAAGMRTPIVLADANRAISAPLNIWNDQQDSIAQRDAGWLQIYVESAQEALDTTLMAYKISENYDVLLPSMVCLDGFILTHTVEPVEIPTQEDADKFLPPYVPKHAFLDPNEPMSIGTLADPDYYLEARHDMQVAMEKSIPVIEETCKEFAEIFGREYGLIDTYKTDDADIIFVAMGSMCSTLRVMIDELRNKGEKVGLLKVRAYRPFPVEAIDEAVKNASKLAVLDKNVTFGIGGALYTDIKAKIHKEAYGFIIGLGGRDITPESILEVYEKTKNPEKEVTWIGLKEE comes from the coding sequence ATGACAAAAGAAGTTATGACAGCAAATAAAGCAGTTGCAGAAGCTGTAAGATTAGCTAAACCACAAGTTATTCCTGTTTATCCAATTACACCGCAAACAACAATTTCAGAATACCTTGCACAATATGTTGCAGATGAAAAAATTGATGCAAAATATGTGAAAGTGGAATCTGAACACAGTGCAATCAGTGCATCTGTCGGAGCAAGTAGTGCTGGAGTAAGAGTATTTACTGCAACATCTTCACAAGGATTAATGTTAATGCATGAAATATTATTTGCAGCAGCAGGTATGAGAACTCCAATCGTATTGGCTGATGCAAATAGGGCAATATCTGCACCATTAAATATCTGGAATGATCAACAAGATTCAATTGCACAAAGAGATGCAGGATGGTTGCAAATTTATGTTGAAAGTGCACAGGAAGCTTTAGATACTACATTAATGGCATATAAAATTTCTGAAAACTATGATGTTTTACTTCCATCAATGGTATGTTTAGATGGATTTATTTTAACCCATACTGTAGAACCTGTAGAAATTCCAACTCAGGAAGATGCAGATAAATTCTTACCTCCATATGTTCCAAAACATGCTTTCTTGGATCCTAATGAACCAATGTCTATAGGTACATTAGCTGATCCTGATTACTATCTTGAAGCAAGACATGATATGCAAGTAGCTATGGAAAAATCAATTCCAGTTATTGAAGAAACCTGCAAAGAATTTGCCGAAATATTTGGCAGAGAGTATGGTCTTATTGACACTTATAAAACAGACGATGCAGACATCATTTTCGTGGCTATGGGTTCAATGTGCAGTACTTTAAGAGTTATGATTGATGAATTAAGAAACAAAGGTGAAAAAGTAGGTTTGCTTAAAGTTAGAGCTTACAGACCATTCCCTGTTGAAGCTATTGATGAAGCTGTTAAAAATGCTTCAAAATTAGCAGTTCTTGATAAAAATGTAACATTCGGAATTGGTGGTGCTCTTTACACTGATATTAAAGCAAAAATCCATAAAGAAGCATACGGATTTATTATTGGTTTAGGTGGAAGAGACATTACTCCAGAATCAATCTTGGAAGTTTATGAAAAAACAAAAAATCCAGAAAAAGAAGTTACCTGGATAGGACTTAAGGAGGAATAA
- the porB gene encoding pyruvate synthase subunit PorB, translated as MEISDKEYLAPGHRGCAGCGASIGVRLALNALGKNTVAISATGCLEVMTSPYPETAWEIPWMHVAFENAGAVASGVESALRIQGKDDINVIAFGGDGGTVDIGLQSLSGAMERGHNLTYICYDNEAYMNTGIQRSGATPYGASTTTSPKGSGSFGEDKPKKDMPMIMAAHGIPYVATASIAYPEDFVNKVKKAAAIKGPAYIHLHQPCTTGWGFASEKTIEMGRLAVETGSWILYEVENGEFNITYRPEERKPVKEYLAPQKRFKHLDDEHIDKIQKYVDKSCEELGL; from the coding sequence ATGGAGATATCTGATAAAGAATATTTAGCACCAGGACACAGAGGATGTGCAGGATGTGGAGCTTCCATTGGAGTTAGATTAGCTCTTAATGCATTAGGAAAAAACACTGTAGCTATTTCAGCTACTGGTTGTCTTGAAGTAATGACCTCTCCTTATCCAGAAACTGCTTGGGAAATTCCATGGATGCATGTAGCTTTCGAAAATGCTGGAGCAGTTGCATCTGGAGTAGAAAGCGCTTTAAGAATTCAAGGAAAAGATGACATTAATGTTATTGCTTTCGGAGGAGATGGAGGTACTGTAGATATTGGTTTGCAATCATTATCCGGAGCAATGGAAAGAGGTCACAACTTAACTTACATCTGTTACGATAACGAAGCATATATGAACACAGGTATCCAAAGAAGTGGTGCAACACCTTATGGTGCAAGTACTACAACTTCACCAAAAGGAAGCGGAAGTTTCGGAGAAGACAAACCTAAAAAAGACATGCCAATGATAATGGCGGCACATGGAATCCCATATGTGGCTACTGCATCTATTGCATATCCTGAAGACTTTGTCAATAAAGTTAAAAAAGCAGCTGCAATCAAAGGTCCTGCATACATACATTTACACCAACCATGTACTACAGGATGGGGATTTGCTTCAGAAAAAACCATTGAAATGGGAAGATTAGCTGTTGAAACCGGATCATGGATTTTATATGAAGTTGAAAATGGTGAATTTAACATCACTTACAGACCTGAAGAAAGAAAACCTGTAAAAGAATATTTAGCTCCTCAAAAAAGATTCAAACATCTTGATGATGAACACATAGACAAAATACAAAAATATGTTGATAAATCCTGCGAAGAATTAGGTTTATAA
- a CDS encoding 4Fe-4S dicluster domain-containing protein: MEKIFVNRDACDGCNNCVNMCASIHSAPRIKIIEHDSAYYSLVCQHCENAPCVKICPTNAMTTKGVKTEDCIGCGLCSIVCPFGAITIAESVAEKCDLCADREEGPACVKACTKRAISVIDPAKIKIKNQEKYLAKLAGEYDIGSTSNRSFVHFITSAARARLALDE, encoded by the coding sequence GTGGAAAAAATATTTGTAAATAGAGATGCATGTGATGGATGTAACAATTGTGTAAACATGTGTGCATCTATTCACTCTGCTCCTAGAATTAAAATTATAGAGCATGATTCCGCATATTATTCCTTAGTTTGTCAACATTGCGAAAATGCACCTTGTGTAAAAATTTGTCCGACAAATGCAATGACTACAAAAGGTGTTAAAACTGAAGATTGTATCGGATGTGGCTTATGCAGTATTGTTTGTCCGTTTGGTGCAATTACTATTGCAGAAAGTGTAGCTGAAAAATGTGACCTCTGTGCAGATAGAGAAGAAGGTCCTGCTTGTGTAAAAGCATGTACCAAAAGAGCTATTTCAGTTATTGATCCTGCAAAAATCAAAATTAAAAATCAGGAAAAATATCTTGCAAAACTTGCTGGAGAATATGATATTGGAAGCACATCCAACCGCAGTTTTGTACACTTCATCACAAGTGCTGCAAGAGCAAGATTAGCTCTTGATGAATAA
- a CDS encoding 4Fe-4S binding protein codes for MAGELHANCINCGKCQHPMDVDDISLFCMECAPNEAPCLKVCPEKAIEIIGGAITLNKNKCNKCGECTKVCPLGILDAIIK; via the coding sequence ATGGCTGGAGAACTTCATGCAAATTGTATAAACTGTGGAAAATGTCAACATCCTATGGATGTTGATGATATTTCCTTATTTTGCATGGAATGTGCTCCTAATGAAGCTCCTTGTTTAAAAGTTTGTCCTGAAAAAGCAATAGAAATCATTGGAGGGGCAATTACTTTAAATAAAAATAAATGCAATAAATGCGGAGAATGTACAAAAGTATGTCCTTTAGGCATTTTAGATGCAATTATAAAATAG